A stretch of DNA from Rhizobacter sp.:
ATGTACGCGATGAGCTTCTCGCGCGGCCAGATCGGCCTGGGCGCGGCCTCGGCCACCATCATGCTGTGCACGGTGGCAGCGATCGTGGTGCCGTATCTGTATTCGGAACTGCGGGGAGCGCGGCGATGACATCGACGATGAAGGCGCAAACCGTCCACCGCATCGCCATCTGGTCGGTGCTGCTGCTCTTCGCAGCCTTCTTCCTGCTGCCGCTCTACGTGATGGTGGCCACCTCGCTGAAGGACATGGCCCAGGTGCGCGGCGGCAGCCTGCTCGACCTGCCCCAGGGTCTCGACTTCGGGGCCTGGCGCAAGGCCTGGTCCGAAGCCTGCACCGGCACCGACTGTGGCGGCCTGAAGCCCTTCTTCTTCAACTCCATCCTGATGGTGGTGCCGGCGGTGCTCATCTCCACCGCGCTCGGCGCTGTCAACGGCTACGTGTTCGCCAAGTGGCGCTTCAAGGGCAGCGAGCTGATGTTCGGGCTGATGCTCTTCGGTGCCTTCATGCCGCTGCAGGTGGTGCTGCTGCCGATGTCGCAGGTGCTCGGCTGGTTCAACCTCGCCGACTCGATCTGGGGCCTGGTGATCGTGCACGTGCTGGTGGGCCTGGCCACCACCACGCTCTTCTTCCGCAACTACTACGTGGCGCTGCCCGACGAGCTCATCCGCGCGGCCATGCTCGATGGGGCTGGCTTCTGGCGCATCTTCTGGCGCATCGTGCTGCCGCTCTCCACGCCCATCCTCGTCGTCACGCTGATCTGGCAGTTCACCGCCATCTGGAACGACTTCCTCTTCGGCGTGGTGTTCTCCGCGGGTGATGCCAAGCCGGTGACGGTGGGCCTCAACAACATGGCCAACACCAGCAGCAGCGTCAAGGAATACAACGTGGACATGGCCGCCGCCATGATCGCCGCGCTGCCGACGCTGGCCATCTACGTGCTGGCCGGCAAGTACTTCGTGCGGGGCCTCACGGCCGGCGCCGTCAAAGGTTGAACGAAAGGATCGGCCGCCGGGCCGCCCCAAGGCCGATCGCTCCCCTCGGGGGGCGGGCGCCGAAGGCGACCTTGGGGCTCTAAAACATATGGGTGCACTCTCCATCCGCCAGGTCCGCAAGAGCTACGGGCCCGTCGACATCCTCAAAGGCATCGACCTCGAGATCGACGAGGGCGAGTTCCTCATCCTCGTCGGCCCCTCGGGCTGTGGCAAGTCGACGCTGCTGTCGATGATCGCGGGCCTCGACACGCCCACCTCGGGCAGCCTGCACATCGGCGAGCGCGACGTGACCAACACGCTGCCGCGCGACCGCGACATCGCGATGGTGTTCCAGAGCTACGCCCTCTACCCCAACATGAACGTGGCGCAGAACATCAGCTTCGCGCTCGAGATGCGCAAGGTCGCCAAGGCCGAGCGCGAAGCCGCCGTCGCGCGCGTCGCCAAGATGCTGCAGATCGAGCACCTGCTCGACCGCAAGCCCGCGCAGCTCTCGGGCGGCCAGCGCCAGCGGGTCGCGATGGGCCGGGCGCTCGCGCGCAACCCCAAGCTCTTCCTCTTCGACGAGCCGCTGTCGAACCTCGACGCCAAGCTGCGCGTGGAGATGCGCGCCGAGATCAAGCTCCTGCACCAGCGCACGCGCACCACCACCGTCTACGTCACGCATGACCAGGTGGAGGCGATGACGCTCGGCGACCGCATCGCGGTGATGAAAGACGGGCTGGTGCAGCAGTTCGGCACGCCCGACGACATCTACAGCCGCCCGGCCACCCGCTTCGTGGCCGAGTTCATCGGCTCCCCGGCGATGAACATGGTGAAGGCCGAAGTGGCGGGCGAGGGCCTGAGCGTGCACGGCCAGGCCATCACGCTCGCCGCCGACCAGCAGCAGGCCCTGCGGGCCGCTTCACCGAAGGGCGGCTGCGTGCTCGGCGTGCGGCCCGAGTGCGTGCGCCTCGCCGACACGGGGCTCGCCGGCCGCCTGACGCTGCTCGAGCCCACCGGCCCCGACACCTACGCCTTTGTCGACACGGCCATCGGACCGCTGGTGTTGCGCACCGGGGGGCGGGTGCCGCAGCGCGTAGGCGATGCCGTCCACGTCGCGTGGGATGCGCAAGACCTGCACGTGTTCGACGACGCCACCGACCGGCGGCTCGGCTGACCCTCTTCAGACCCTCTTCCTCAAGCGGTTTCTTCCTACGAGCGCTTCTCGCCCTCGCCGATGCCGGCGCGGTGGCCGGCGGCCCACACTGCGGCGCAGTCGATCGGCGCACGGTGCGCCGACCCCGCCACCGATGGAGGACGCATGCCCGCCATACGCGAGGACGATGCCCAAGGCTTCCTTCGCCTGCTGCACGAGGCCCAGGGGCACGGCGTCATGTTTGCCGATGCCGAAGGCTTCATCACGAGCTGGAGCGAGGGAGCCACACACATCACCGCGCTGCAACCCGACGACGTGGTCGGCCGCCCGTTCAGCAGCCTCTTCACCCCGGAAGACCGCGACGGCGGCATCCCCGAGCACGAGCTGAACGCGGCCCGCGCGATGGGCTGCTCGCAAGACGAGCGCTGGCACCCACGCCGCGACGGCTCGCGCTTCTGGGCCAGCGGCCTGACCTACGCACGGCACGACGACGCAGGCCGCCTCATCGGCTTCATCAAGATCTTCCGTGACGCGACCCACCTGCGCACGCGCATGAAGTACCTCGAAAACGTGCTCGAAGAGCGCAACGCCGAGCAGGCCGAGCGCAACACCTTCATCGCCGCAGTGGCCCACGAGCTGCGCGGCCCGCTGGCGCCCATCCGCAACGTGCTGGAGATCCTCCAGTCATCGGCTGACCTCGCGCGCCACGATGGGCTGCTGAAGATCCTGGATCGCCAGGTCGACTTCCTCACCCGCCTGGTCGAAGACCTCGTCGACCTCACCCGCGCACGCGTGGGCAAGCTCAGCGTGCAATACCGGCCGGTGGTGCTGCAGTCGCTGATCCACGAGGTGGTGGCCGATGCGCAACCCAAGGCCGAGGCCGCGGGCGTGTCGCTCACCGCGGTGCTGCCCGAGCAGCCGCTGGAGGTCGAGGTCGATGCCGGCCGCATGCAGCAGGTGTTCGGCAACCTGGTGGCCAACGCGATCAAGTTCACGTCGGCCGGCGGCCGGGTGTGGGTCACGGCCAGCGCCGACCAGACGCACTTCGTCGCGACGGTGAAAGACACCGGGCGCGGCATCCCGAAGAGCCTGCTGCCCACCATCTTCGACGTCTTCACGCAGGCCGATGGCGCGAGTTCGGCGCGTGGTGCGGGCCTTGGCATCGGCCTGTCGGTGGTGAAGGAGATCGTCAACCTGCACCGCGGCACGGTGGAGGTGCGCAGCGAAGGCGAGGGCAAGGGGGCCGAGTTCTCGCTGCGCATTCCCCTCACCGAGGGCGCGACCTCGGCCGTGGCCGAGGCGGGGGCCGGGCTCCTGCGCTGATGTGGGCGAGGCGGCTGCGCGGCTGCGGCCCGGTCAGCCCTTGAGCGCGGCCTCGATGGCGGCGATGTCGATCTTCTTCATCGTCATCATCGCGTCGAAGGCCCGCTTGGCGGCCTTCGGGTCGGGGTGGGCGATGGCCTCCATCAGCACGCGCGGCGTGATCTGCCACGACAGGCCCCATTTGTCCTTGCACCAGCCGCAGGCGCTTTCTTCTCCGCCGTGGTCGACGATGGCGTGCCACAGGCGGTCGGTCTCGGCCTGGTCTTCGGTGCTCACCTGGAACGAGAAGGCCTCGGTGTGCTTGAAGGCCGGGCCGCCGTTGAGGCCCAGGCAGGGGATGCCCATCACGGTGAACTCGACCGTGAGCTCGTCGCCCTGCTTGCCATCGGGGAAGTCACCCGGGGCGCGGTGCACCGCGCCCACGCTGCTGTTCGGGAAGGTCCTGGCGTAGAACTGCGCGGCCTCCAGGGCGTTGCGGTCGTACCAGAGGCAGATCGTGTTCTTGCTGGGCATGCTCGTCTCCTTCGCGATGTGGGTGAGGCGGTGAAACGCAGGGTCAGGGCGCGGCCTTCTTCAGCATCGCCCCCATCTGCTGGTGGATCAGGTTGATCGCCTTGAGCGGGCGGATCATCACCTTGAACTCGACGATGCGGCCTTCGTCGTCCCACTGGAGCATGTCGACGCCGTTCACGGCAATGCCGTCGATCTCGACCTGGAACTCCAGCACGGCATCGCGCGGGCCGGCGATCTCGCGCACGTAGCGGAAGGTCTCGTTGAAGAAGACCTGGAACGCCGCCGCGAGGTACTGCGTGGTGATCGCCTTGCCGACCTGCGGGGTGTGCACCACCGGCGAGTGGAAGACCACGCCGTCGGCGAGCAGGGCGTCGAGCCCCTTCACGTTGCGGGTCGAGACCAGGTCGTGCCAGGTGGCGAGGGTGGCGATCGTCATGGGGGTGTCCTCTGTGGCCCTGCGGGTGCAGGGGTTGCGGCCACTATAGGCCCGCGGTTCATGCCAAGTCTCAGGCCACCTTCTGCAGCCAGCGGCCCAGCATCGCGGCGAGCTTCTCGATGGTGCACGGCTTGGTGAGGTAGTCGTCCATGCCGGCCTGACGGCATTGCTCGGCGTTGCTCGCGAGCACGTTGGCGGTGAGCGCGACGATGGGCACGCGGGGCCGGCCGCCCGCGTCTTCTTCGGCGCGCCAGGCGGCCGAGGCGGCGTAGCCCGACATGCCGGGCAGCATGCAGTCCATCAGCACCAGGTCGTAGTGGCCGTCGCGCAGCCGCTGCAGGGCCTCCTTGCCGTCGATGGCGATGTCGCACGAGCAGCCCAGGCGCGCGAGCTGGGCCTCGGCGATCATGGCGTTCACTGGGTCGTCCTCGACGACGAGGATGTGGCAGCCCTCGTGTTCGACCCCCTGCGTCTCGGCCAGCGGCGTGGCGCCGCTGTTGGCGAAGCGCTCGTGCACCTGCTGGCCGATCGGCTGGGGGTGCACCGCGCCTTCGGCCGCCACCTTCAGCGGCAGCTCGAACCAGAAGGTGCTGCCCTGGCCCGGCGTGCTGAGGTAGTCGAGGGTGCCGCCCATCAGGTGCACGAGCCGCTGCGAGATCGCGAGCCCGAGCCCGGTGCCGCCGAACTTGCGGGCCACCGAGCCGTCGACCTGGGTGAAGGGCTGGAAGAGGGTCGCGCGCGCGGTGGGGTCGATGCCGCTGCCGGAGTCCTCGACCTGGAAGCGCACCGCGACGCGGTCAGCGCCAATCCGCCCGTGCTGGCTGACCGACAGCCGCACGTGGCCGCGGTCGGTGAACTTGATCGCGTTGCTGGTGAGGTTGACGAGCACCTGCCGCACCCGGTTCAGGTCGCCTTCCACCGCGGCGGCCAGGCCGGTGGAGGGCAGGGCTTCGAGCGCCAGGCCCTTCTTGGAGGCGTAGCCCATGAAGAGGTCGCGCACCTCGTTCACCACCTCCGTGGGCGAGAAGGCGCTCGGAAAGACCTGCAATTCGTCGGCCTCGATCTTCGACAGGTCGAGGATGTCGTTGATGATGCCGAGCAGGTTGCGGCCCGACGCCATCAGCGTGCGCGCGAGCTGCGCCTGGTGCGGGCTGAGCGGCGTGCGCGCGAGCAGGTCGGCCGTGCCGAGGATGCCGTGCATCGGGGTGCGGATCTCGTGGCTCATGGTGGCGAGGAACTCGCTCTTGGCCTTGTTGGCGCTCTCGGCCTGCACGCGCAGGCGCTGGTTCTCCACCATGTGCTGCTCGCGCCGCTGCAACGAGTGCGAGAGCGAGCGGAAGATCGCCGCCAGGCACACCGCCACCAGGCCCACCAGCAGGCCGACCACGGTGCTCTGGGTGCGCCACTCGCCGAGGAAGGCGTCGTTGTCGACCACCACCGCGGCCACGACGGGGTGGCCTTCGGCCCAGTCGAAGCTGGCGAGGCTGTGCTGCGGGGCGCGCGGCTCGGCGTCCCACGGGGTGGCCACGGGGTAGTCGGGCGTGCCGGGCAGGGGCAGCCGGTCATTGCCGAGCTGGCGATAGTGGCCATCGGGGCGCAGCCGGTGGCCCAGCAGGCCTTCTTCCGCGGGGGCGCGCACCAGCACCACCCCGTCGTCGCGCAGCAGCGTGACCGTCACCGGGTGACCCTCGCCGGCGGACTGCCCGAAGGCGCGCTGCCCGCGCACCTGGTCGTAAAAGCGCGAGAAGTAGCGGCTGGCCAGGCCCACCAGTACCACGCCGAGGAAGTCGCCCGAGCGGCTTTCGAGGCGGCGCGCGAGGTAGAACGTCCAGTCGCCACGCGAGCGGTTCTGCACCGCTCCCGCAATGAAGGCTTTGCCGTAACCGGCGCTGGCCACCGTGAAGGACTCGCGGTCGCGGATCTGGATGGCCGGCGCCGGGAACTGGCGCGAGTACGTCACGAGCTGCCCCTCGGCATCGAAGATCGAGATCACGTCGAGGACCGACAGACTTTCGGTGCGGGCGCGCAGCCGCTCGTGCGCCGCGCGGCTCCCGAGGGCGGCGTGCAGGTCGGCGGCGTCGCGCGGTGCGGCGGCGGCGATTTCGGTGGCCAGCGAGTCGACCACGTAGCGGGCGGCATCCAGGGCCTGCGCGGCGTGGGCCGAGATGGCCACGGCCCGGTTGTCGGCGTGTTGCTGCGCCGAGGCTTCCGCCGCCTGCCGCAGCCGCCAGATTGACAAGCCGCCCG
This window harbors:
- a CDS encoding carbohydrate ABC transporter permease, whose product is MKAQTVHRIAIWSVLLLFAAFFLLPLYVMVATSLKDMAQVRGGSLLDLPQGLDFGAWRKAWSEACTGTDCGGLKPFFFNSILMVVPAVLISTALGAVNGYVFAKWRFKGSELMFGLMLFGAFMPLQVVLLPMSQVLGWFNLADSIWGLVIVHVLVGLATTTLFFRNYYVALPDELIRAAMLDGAGFWRIFWRIVLPLSTPILVVTLIWQFTAIWNDFLFGVVFSAGDAKPVTVGLNNMANTSSSVKEYNVDMAAAMIAALPTLAIYVLAGKYFVRGLTAGAVKG
- the ugpC gene encoding sn-glycerol-3-phosphate ABC transporter ATP-binding protein UgpC, whose amino-acid sequence is MGALSIRQVRKSYGPVDILKGIDLEIDEGEFLILVGPSGCGKSTLLSMIAGLDTPTSGSLHIGERDVTNTLPRDRDIAMVFQSYALYPNMNVAQNISFALEMRKVAKAEREAAVARVAKMLQIEHLLDRKPAQLSGGQRQRVAMGRALARNPKLFLFDEPLSNLDAKLRVEMRAEIKLLHQRTRTTTVYVTHDQVEAMTLGDRIAVMKDGLVQQFGTPDDIYSRPATRFVAEFIGSPAMNMVKAEVAGEGLSVHGQAITLAADQQQALRAASPKGGCVLGVRPECVRLADTGLAGRLTLLEPTGPDTYAFVDTAIGPLVLRTGGRVPQRVGDAVHVAWDAQDLHVFDDATDRRLG
- a CDS encoding PAS domain S-box protein; the encoded protein is MPAIREDDAQGFLRLLHEAQGHGVMFADAEGFITSWSEGATHITALQPDDVVGRPFSSLFTPEDRDGGIPEHELNAARAMGCSQDERWHPRRDGSRFWASGLTYARHDDAGRLIGFIKIFRDATHLRTRMKYLENVLEERNAEQAERNTFIAAVAHELRGPLAPIRNVLEILQSSADLARHDGLLKILDRQVDFLTRLVEDLVDLTRARVGKLSVQYRPVVLQSLIHEVVADAQPKAEAAGVSLTAVLPEQPLEVEVDAGRMQQVFGNLVANAIKFTSAGGRVWVTASADQTHFVATVKDTGRGIPKSLLPTIFDVFTQADGASSARGAGLGIGLSVVKEIVNLHRGTVEVRSEGEGKGAEFSLRIPLTEGATSAVAEAGAGLLR
- a CDS encoding VOC family protein encodes the protein MPSKNTICLWYDRNALEAAQFYARTFPNSSVGAVHRAPGDFPDGKQGDELTVEFTVMGIPCLGLNGGPAFKHTEAFSFQVSTEDQAETDRLWHAIVDHGGEESACGWCKDKWGLSWQITPRVLMEAIAHPDPKAAKRAFDAMMTMKKIDIAAIEAALKG
- a CDS encoding nuclear transport factor 2 family protein — encoded protein: MTIATLATWHDLVSTRNVKGLDALLADGVVFHSPVVHTPQVGKAITTQYLAAAFQVFFNETFRYVREIAGPRDAVLEFQVEIDGIAVNGVDMLQWDDEGRIVEFKVMIRPLKAINLIHQQMGAMLKKAAP
- a CDS encoding response regulator; protein product: MPRRSVLLVFRGIDATSRATAALGVLLVTGVLLAGGLSIWRLRQAAEASAQQHADNRAVAISAHAAQALDAARYVVDSLATEIAAAAPRDAADLHAALGSRAAHERLRARTESLSVLDVISIFDAEGQLVTYSRQFPAPAIQIRDRESFTVASAGYGKAFIAGAVQNRSRGDWTFYLARRLESRSGDFLGVVLVGLASRYFSRFYDQVRGQRAFGQSAGEGHPVTVTLLRDDGVVLVRAPAEEGLLGHRLRPDGHYRQLGNDRLPLPGTPDYPVATPWDAEPRAPQHSLASFDWAEGHPVVAAVVVDNDAFLGEWRTQSTVVGLLVGLVAVCLAAIFRSLSHSLQRREQHMVENQRLRVQAESANKAKSEFLATMSHEIRTPMHGILGTADLLARTPLSPHQAQLARTLMASGRNLLGIINDILDLSKIEADELQVFPSAFSPTEVVNEVRDLFMGYASKKGLALEALPSTGLAAAVEGDLNRVRQVLVNLTSNAIKFTDRGHVRLSVSQHGRIGADRVAVRFQVEDSGSGIDPTARATLFQPFTQVDGSVARKFGGTGLGLAISQRLVHLMGGTLDYLSTPGQGSTFWFELPLKVAAEGAVHPQPIGQQVHERFANSGATPLAETQGVEHEGCHILVVEDDPVNAMIAEAQLARLGCSCDIAIDGKEALQRLRDGHYDLVLMDCMLPGMSGYAASAAWRAEEDAGGRPRVPIVALTANVLASNAEQCRQAGMDDYLTKPCTIEKLAAMLGRWLQKVA